The following are encoded together in the Defluviitalea raffinosedens genome:
- a CDS encoding YifB family Mg chelatase-like AAA ATPase: MISKVKSCTLYGINGYLVDVEVDLSEGLPGFDLVGLPDSSIREAKERVRAAIKNSEFLFPIKRITVNLAPADIRKEGSAFDLPIAVGILSCSQPIPADILNKTMIVGELSLDGSVKPVNGILPMVYSASQNGITQCIVPYENAEEGALVENMEVMGVRTLKEVILHLQNEKPLFKTTVDVNSIMQNSVNSNLDFSDVKGQVHVKRALEISAAGSHNILMIGPPGSGKTMMARRLPTILPDLSFKESIEITKIYSVTGLLPNKKALINTRPFRAPHHTISNTALIGGGRIPKPGEVSLSHYGVLFLDELPEFNKNVLEVLRQPLEDREVTISRINATLTYPASFMLVCSMNPCPCGYLGDEEKCHCQPDQIKKYLSKISGPLLDRIDLQVEASPVKYSDLDIREKSESSLSIKKRVLKAQKIQQERYKDESIFFNSQLSAAQIEKYCSLGDTERNLLKTAFEKLNLSARAYHRILKVARTIADLDGEENIKLHHLSEAIQYRSLDRKYWA; the protein is encoded by the coding sequence ATGATTAGTAAGGTAAAAAGTTGCACTCTTTATGGTATTAACGGATACCTTGTAGACGTAGAAGTGGATTTAAGCGAGGGCCTACCAGGTTTTGATTTAGTAGGTCTTCCGGATTCCTCTATTCGTGAAGCAAAAGAGCGGGTTCGAGCTGCAATTAAAAATTCAGAATTTCTATTTCCTATAAAAAGGATTACAGTGAATTTAGCACCTGCTGATATCAGGAAAGAAGGCTCAGCCTTTGATTTACCTATTGCTGTAGGTATCTTAAGCTGCAGTCAACCTATTCCTGCAGATATTTTAAATAAAACCATGATAGTTGGAGAATTGTCCCTGGATGGAAGCGTCAAACCCGTTAATGGTATCTTGCCAATGGTATATTCAGCATCTCAGAATGGAATTACCCAATGTATTGTTCCTTACGAAAACGCTGAAGAAGGTGCTTTAGTAGAAAATATGGAAGTAATGGGTGTACGTACATTAAAAGAAGTTATACTGCATTTACAAAATGAAAAACCTCTTTTTAAAACTACAGTAGATGTGAATTCAATAATGCAAAACAGTGTGAATTCAAATTTGGATTTCTCAGATGTTAAAGGACAGGTTCATGTCAAAAGAGCTCTGGAGATTTCTGCAGCAGGCTCTCATAATATATTAATGATAGGCCCTCCGGGTTCTGGTAAAACTATGATGGCCAGAAGATTGCCTACAATTCTACCAGATTTGTCTTTTAAAGAAAGTATTGAAATCACCAAAATATATAGTGTTACAGGACTCCTTCCAAATAAAAAAGCTTTAATTAATACAAGACCTTTTCGTGCTCCTCATCATACGATCTCAAATACTGCACTTATTGGAGGCGGAAGAATTCCTAAACCCGGAGAAGTAAGCCTGTCCCATTACGGTGTGTTATTCCTGGATGAATTGCCAGAATTCAATAAAAATGTGTTGGAAGTTCTCAGACAGCCTTTAGAAGATCGTGAGGTTACAATATCAAGAATCAATGCGACCCTTACATACCCTGCCAGTTTTATGTTGGTCTGCTCAATGAATCCATGTCCTTGCGGTTATTTAGGAGACGAAGAAAAATGCCACTGTCAGCCAGATCAAATAAAAAAATATTTATCGAAAATTTCAGGGCCGCTGCTGGATAGAATAGATCTTCAAGTAGAAGCATCTCCTGTTAAATATTCCGATTTAGATATTCGGGAAAAAAGCGAATCTTCTTTAAGTATTAAAAAAAGAGTATTAAAAGCCCAAAAAATTCAACAAGAACGATATAAAGATGAGTCGATTTTCTTTAACTCGCAATTATCTGCTGCTCAAATTGAAAAATATTGTTCCCTAGGAGATACCGAAAGGAATTTACTTAAAACCGCCTTTGAAAAGTTAAATTTAAGTGCCAGAGCATACCATAGGATTTTAAAAGTAGCAAGAACCATCGCGGATTTAGATGGAGAAGAAAATATAAAATTGCATCATTTGAGTGAAGCCATACAATACAGAAGTTTGGACAGAAAATATTGGGCATAA
- the flgB gene encoding flagellar basal body rod protein FlgB — MIFNRLYSNANVLEKALDASWLRNEAISNNIANADTPGYKRKDVEFEKYLEDAVAFNKSVHKININSIQPKIVTDNSSLQTRLDENNVDIDVEMTELAKNSIKYNTLISLVSKKFKGIDTVLNLK, encoded by the coding sequence ATGATTTTTAATCGTCTTTACAGTAATGCTAATGTTTTGGAAAAGGCTTTGGATGCTTCATGGCTTCGTAATGAAGCGATTTCTAATAATATCGCTAATGCAGATACACCAGGATATAAAAGAAAAGATGTAGAATTTGAAAAATATTTAGAAGATGCTGTCGCATTTAATAAATCTGTGCATAAAATAAATATAAATAGCATTCAACCTAAAATTGTTACAGATAATAGTTCTTTGCAAACACGTTTAGATGAAAACAATGTAGATATTGATGTTGAAATGACTGAACTGGCAAAAAACAGCATTAAATATAATACTTTAATTTCATTAGTTTCGAAGAAATTTAAAGGAATCGATACAGTTTTAAATCTTAAGTAG
- the fliE gene encoding flagellar hook-basal body complex protein FliE: MKIGSIGWFDSIKKIESSNQNQVEKKGKVFEDFYKTAMEMIEQTNTLQKEADQIGLDFAMGKTDNIHNVIIAQEKAGIALQFTVQVHNKVLEAYNEIMRIQL; encoded by the coding sequence ATGAAAATAGGGTCAATAGGTTGGTTTGATTCCATAAAGAAAATTGAAAGTTCAAATCAAAACCAGGTAGAAAAAAAGGGAAAAGTATTTGAAGATTTTTACAAAACTGCAATGGAAATGATTGAGCAAACAAATACATTGCAGAAAGAAGCAGATCAAATCGGACTAGATTTTGCTATGGGAAAAACCGACAATATCCACAATGTGATCATTGCTCAAGAAAAAGCTGGCATAGCCCTTCAGTTTACTGTGCAAGTTCATAATAAAGTATTAGAGGCTTATAATGAAATTATGAGGATACAGCTGTAA
- the fliG gene encoding flagellar motor switch protein FliG — MAVVREEYSGKEKAAMLLIALGPEKSAKIFKHLKEEEIEQLTLEIANIRTVSAQMKEKVLEEFYQICLAQQYIAEGGISYAKQILEKALGSEKALEVLNKLTVSLQVRPFDFVRKTDASQLLNFIQNEHPQAIALILAYLKPSQAATVLAALPQEKQADVARRIALMDRTSPDIIKEVERVLEKKLSSLVTEDYTAVGGVDAIVEIINSVDRGTEKHIMETLEVEDTELAEEIKKKMFVFEDIITLDNRSIQRILREVDNNDLAIALKGAGEEVQNVIFANMSKRLATMIKEDMEYMGPVRLRDVEDAQQKIVNIIRKLEDVGEIVISRGGGDEIIV; from the coding sequence ATGGCAGTTGTGAGGGAGGAATATTCAGGTAAAGAAAAAGCCGCCATGCTGCTTATTGCATTAGGACCTGAAAAATCTGCAAAAATATTTAAGCATCTGAAAGAAGAGGAAATAGAGCAGCTGACTTTAGAAATTGCAAATATTCGAACCGTTTCTGCACAAATGAAAGAGAAAGTACTGGAAGAGTTTTATCAAATTTGCTTGGCACAGCAGTATATTGCTGAAGGAGGGATTTCTTATGCCAAGCAAATTCTGGAAAAAGCTTTGGGAAGCGAAAAGGCTTTGGAGGTTCTCAACAAACTTACTGTTTCTCTCCAGGTTAGACCTTTTGACTTCGTTCGAAAGACAGATGCGTCTCAATTATTAAACTTTATCCAAAATGAACATCCTCAGGCTATTGCATTAATTCTTGCTTATTTAAAACCAAGTCAGGCGGCTACCGTTCTTGCAGCTCTTCCTCAAGAGAAGCAAGCTGATGTAGCAAGAAGGATTGCTTTGATGGATAGGACTTCGCCGGATATTATAAAAGAAGTTGAAAGAGTATTAGAGAAAAAACTATCTTCGTTAGTAACAGAAGATTATACTGCAGTTGGTGGAGTAGATGCAATAGTTGAGATTATCAATTCTGTTGACAGAGGTACCGAAAAGCATATCATGGAAACATTAGAAGTTGAAGATACTGAATTGGCAGAAGAAATTAAGAAGAAAATGTTTGTATTTGAAGATATTATTACTCTGGATAACAGATCTATTCAAAGAATCCTTAGAGAAGTTGATAATAATGACTTAGCAATAGCATTAAAAGGTGCTGGAGAAGAAGTTCAAAATGTTATTTTTGCTAATATGTCCAAGCGTCTTGCTACAATGATCAAAGAAGATATGGAATACATGGGTCCTGTTCGTTTAAGAGACGTAGAAGATGCT
- a CDS encoding MerR family transcriptional regulator, with protein MYTIGEFSNIGKVSTKMLRHYDKIGLLKPNYVNPDNGYRFYTKDQVQIILLINKLKRYQFSLQEISNLIHNSNDNRTQLIKLLNEKVKNINTQIALYKFLLQDIEDEIKRLKNGGDIMPSKRNFEIKIDEQKVISVVSIRKTINMEEIGSVIGKAFQTIHENGLESAAQVMTKYYDENFDPESADIEICIPVNKTIQNLTKDFGGFTYVHTTYVGPYSEIGEAYAYLTDWIKDNDYEIIQPPFEKYIKGAESGCSPKEFITEVCFPIRKK; from the coding sequence ATGTATACAATCGGAGAATTCTCCAATATTGGAAAAGTCTCAACTAAGATGCTTAGACATTATGACAAAATAGGTTTATTAAAACCTAACTATGTAAACCCTGATAACGGATATAGATTTTATACAAAAGATCAGGTTCAAATAATTTTGCTCATTAATAAATTGAAAAGATATCAATTTTCCCTACAGGAAATAAGTAATCTTATTCATAACAGCAATGACAATAGAACACAATTAATTAAGTTGCTCAATGAAAAAGTTAAAAATATTAATACACAAATAGCTCTTTACAAATTTTTATTACAGGACATTGAAGACGAAATAAAAAGATTGAAAAATGGAGGAGATATTATGCCATCAAAACGTAATTTTGAAATAAAGATTGATGAACAGAAAGTAATTAGTGTTGTTAGTATAAGAAAAACAATCAATATGGAAGAGATAGGAAGTGTAATAGGAAAAGCATTTCAAACCATTCATGAGAATGGATTAGAGTCTGCAGCACAGGTTATGACAAAATATTATGATGAAAATTTTGATCCTGAGAGTGCAGATATAGAAATATGTATTCCGGTAAATAAAACCATACAAAACCTAACTAAAGACTTTGGAGGATTCACTTATGTTCATACAACTTATGTTGGCCCATATTCTGAAATAGGAGAAGCATATGCATATCTGACAGATTGGATAAAGGATAATGATTATGAAATTATACAGCCACCTTTTGAGAAGTATATAAAAGGTGCGGAATCAGGATGTTCTCCAAAAGAATTTATTACAGAAGTTTGCTTCCCAATAAGAAAAAAATAA
- the fliF gene encoding flagellar basal-body MS-ring/collar protein FliF: MQETISYISQQITEYWNKFDKSQKLRLILIAFFVVLTLGIAIFITTRPKMVRLFNEELTVSQVAQIKEVLDGASIYNTTNDEGTVIQVKKKDYAKAKMTLANEQIPDNGFTFEDALNNDMGTTETEKKAKLKEAKQQELEADIGAIEGVNKAEVHLVIPDDDNFFLASTREARASVKLDLKTPLSNKQIMGIAHYVAGSVENLDVKNVRVIDNKGNILYLGNEESPGVNMDEQQDRKLAAEKNIESKVISILGPLFDDVRVTPNLVLNFDQYKEKQELVSSPIEGEDRGLISYENTASRKTSSGSEGEEPGLAANDNEIPAYEMGDQNNYQAKEDQKEIKYELDKKYTELEKSVGTIIPEQSYVSVVVLRDKIYDQEKKEKEERTGKEDELQENETWEEFKYRIKSRAAMIDIDNEYPELENLVAKAAGISVDNLEIVGYEVPVFIDKEIQKRPYSEYVMLGILFALIALFAFALIKKTEPHEITEIEPELSVEEMLENAQTKQEEVDPIEYNEESEIRKQIDKFVEEKPEAVASLLRNWLSEEWE, encoded by the coding sequence ATGCAAGAGACAATTTCCTATATATCACAGCAGATTACTGAATACTGGAATAAATTTGATAAAAGTCAAAAACTCAGGTTAATACTCATAGCTTTTTTTGTTGTTTTAACTTTAGGAATTGCAATATTTATTACCACAAGACCAAAGATGGTTCGATTGTTTAACGAAGAATTGACAGTTTCTCAAGTAGCTCAGATTAAAGAGGTACTAGATGGTGCAAGTATATATAATACTACCAATGATGAAGGAACAGTAATTCAAGTAAAGAAAAAGGATTATGCTAAAGCTAAAATGACTTTGGCTAATGAGCAAATACCTGATAATGGTTTTACCTTCGAGGATGCATTAAATAATGATATGGGGACAACTGAAACAGAAAAAAAAGCAAAGTTAAAAGAAGCAAAACAGCAGGAGCTTGAAGCTGATATAGGTGCAATCGAAGGAGTAAATAAAGCAGAAGTTCATTTGGTTATTCCAGATGATGATAATTTTTTCTTAGCTTCTACCAGAGAGGCGAGAGCCAGCGTTAAGCTGGATTTAAAAACTCCATTAAGCAATAAACAAATTATGGGAATTGCCCATTATGTTGCTGGAAGTGTAGAAAATTTAGATGTAAAAAATGTACGAGTTATAGACAATAAGGGGAATATACTTTATCTGGGAAATGAAGAGAGTCCTGGAGTAAACATGGATGAACAACAGGATAGAAAACTAGCTGCAGAAAAAAATATTGAAAGCAAAGTAATATCGATATTAGGACCATTATTTGATGATGTTAGAGTTACACCTAACCTTGTTTTGAATTTTGATCAATACAAAGAAAAACAAGAATTAGTTAGTTCTCCAATTGAAGGAGAAGACCGCGGACTTATATCTTATGAAAATACTGCATCACGAAAGACTTCTAGTGGATCCGAAGGGGAAGAACCTGGCCTTGCAGCAAATGATAATGAGATACCGGCTTACGAGATGGGAGACCAGAATAATTATCAGGCTAAAGAAGATCAAAAAGAGATTAAATATGAATTAGACAAGAAATATACAGAGTTAGAAAAAAGTGTTGGAACGATTATACCTGAGCAATCATATGTATCTGTAGTTGTCTTGCGAGATAAGATATACGATCAAGAGAAGAAAGAAAAAGAAGAAAGAACAGGCAAAGAAGACGAGTTGCAGGAAAACGAGACCTGGGAAGAGTTTAAATATCGTATCAAGTCAAGAGCAGCCATGATAGACATTGATAATGAATATCCTGAATTGGAAAACTTAGTTGCAAAGGCAGCGGGAATTAGTGTAGATAATCTTGAGATTGTCGGGTATGAGGTTCCTGTATTTATAGATAAAGAGATTCAAAAAAGGCCTTATAGTGAATACGTAATGTTAGGGATTTTATTTGCCCTTATTGCATTGTTTGCGTTTGCATTAATTAAGAAAACTGAACCTCATGAGATTACTGAAATTGAACCTGAATTATCTGTGGAAGAAATGCTTGAAAATGCACAGACGAAGCAAGAAGAAGTTGATCCTATTGAATATAATGAAGAGTCAGAAATCAGAAAGCAAATTGACAAATTTGTTGAAGAAAAACCTGAAGCAGTGGCTAGTCTGTTGCGCAACTGGCTAAGTGAAGAATGGGAGTGA
- the dprA gene encoding DNA-processing protein DprA — protein MGDIVKEEMNRTLYWIWITTIKRLKKSRVKQLLDYYKTPEEIWREDLGFLKDHFKLTDEEVSLLKNSKSPKILKKWIKELEQMGISYYSIDHPLYPSILKNIADPPLGIYVKGKMPFFDKGFLAIVGTRKCSEYGRRVAKKLAQELSHKGFGIISGLAEGIDAMAHKSTLEAGGFTAAVVANGLDLCYPKSNTQLMEEIEEKGVLISEYPPGTRPIPVYFPTRNRIISGLSQGVIVIEAGEKSGALITADLALEQGKEVFAVPGSIFSSTSKGTHKLIQQGAKLVTDIEDIVCEISTNFINNKANENLQYEGKITNRLAIEENIVYDCISFEPSHIDVLSVKTHYPVDKLQGILTLLELKGLIQQLPGKRFVRNQ, from the coding sequence ATGGGTGATATCGTGAAGGAAGAAATGAATCGAACTCTTTACTGGATTTGGATAACAACAATAAAGAGATTAAAAAAAAGTAGAGTTAAGCAACTGTTGGATTATTATAAAACACCTGAAGAAATTTGGAGAGAAGACTTAGGATTTTTAAAGGATCATTTTAAATTAACCGATGAAGAAGTATCTTTATTAAAAAATTCTAAGAGTCCCAAAATACTAAAAAAATGGATTAAAGAATTAGAGCAAATGGGTATATCTTATTATTCAATTGATCACCCTCTTTATCCAAGTATTCTAAAAAATATTGCTGATCCTCCTCTTGGGATTTATGTTAAAGGAAAGATGCCATTCTTTGATAAAGGTTTCCTGGCGATCGTTGGAACCAGAAAATGTTCTGAATATGGAAGAAGAGTAGCTAAAAAATTAGCACAAGAGCTTTCTCATAAAGGTTTTGGAATTATTAGCGGTCTGGCAGAAGGAATTGATGCAATGGCTCATAAAAGTACACTTGAAGCTGGAGGATTTACAGCAGCAGTAGTTGCAAACGGACTTGATCTATGTTATCCAAAATCTAATACTCAATTAATGGAGGAAATCGAGGAAAAAGGTGTATTAATTTCGGAATATCCTCCTGGAACAAGACCTATTCCAGTTTATTTTCCCACAAGGAATAGAATAATCAGTGGTCTTAGTCAAGGTGTTATTGTAATAGAAGCTGGAGAAAAGAGTGGTGCTTTAATAACGGCGGATTTAGCCTTAGAGCAAGGGAAAGAGGTTTTTGCAGTACCTGGAAGTATTTTTAGCAGTACGAGTAAAGGTACTCATAAACTTATTCAACAAGGAGCAAAACTTGTTACGGATATTGAAGATATAGTATGTGAAATTAGTACTAATTTTATCAATAATAAGGCTAATGAAAATTTGCAATATGAAGGTAAAATAACGAATAGACTTGCAATAGAAGAAAATATAGTATATGATTGTATAAGTTTTGAGCCTTCCCATATTGATGTATTATCTGTTAAAACTCATTATCCTGTAGATAAACTTCAGGGGATACTTACTCTTTTGGAATTAAAAGGATTAATACAACAACTGCCGGGTAAAAGATTTGTTCGAAATCAGTAA
- the topA gene encoding type I DNA topoisomerase has protein sequence MAKYLVIVESPAKAKTIKKFLGKSYKVEASMGHVRDLPKSQMGVDIDDNFEPKYITIRGKGELLSKLRKEAKTSDKIYLATDPDREGEAISWHLFHALKLDDKKTSRITFNEITKNAVKSSIKEARKIDMNLVDAQQARRVLDRIVGYSISPLLWKKIRKGLSAGRVQSVALRLICDREDEIDNFIPTEYWSIEAEFITPLNKKFEAKFYGLKDKKLEVNSKEEADVIIQEVKKQQFKVEEVKRGERIKKPVAPFTTSTLQQEASKYLGFSTQKTMRIAQQLYEGIDLIGEGTVGLITYVRTDSVRISQEAQQQAKEYIEHTFGKEYLNLNPSEYKGKGKTQDAHEAIRPTDINRHPKEIIDSLSKDQYKLYELIWQRFTASQMAPAKYDTFSVKVSAGKYIFTTSGSSLKFDGFLAVYNKEQEKEEITDFEIKNNDLLQLNTLEGKQHFTQPPARYSEASLVKTLEENGVGRPSTYAPTITTLLARGYVVKENRVLYPTELGEIVNDILKNYFKSIVDVEFTAQMEEQLDEVESGEIHWRKIIQSFYPDFKQSLQIAEQEIGNIDLEEITDVICENCGKNMVVKYGRYGKFLACPGFPECKNTKPLYEEAGVNCPECNGKVIIKKTKKGRKYYGCENNPECQFMSWNKPSGEKCPKCNSYLIEKGKKTQNIVCSNSECGYIHISEHNE, from the coding sequence ATGGCAAAATATTTAGTGATTGTAGAATCACCAGCAAAAGCAAAAACCATTAAAAAATTTTTGGGGAAGTCTTATAAAGTAGAAGCTTCTATGGGGCATGTAAGGGATTTGCCTAAAAGTCAAATGGGTGTAGACATAGATGATAATTTTGAACCAAAATACATTACGATTAGAGGTAAAGGTGAATTACTCAGCAAATTAAGGAAAGAAGCGAAAACTTCTGATAAGATTTATTTAGCGACTGACCCTGATCGAGAAGGAGAAGCGATTTCTTGGCACTTATTTCATGCTTTAAAATTAGATGATAAAAAAACTAGCAGAATAACATTTAATGAAATAACCAAAAATGCTGTGAAAAGTTCTATTAAAGAAGCAAGAAAAATCGATATGAATCTTGTAGATGCCCAACAAGCCAGAAGAGTATTAGACAGAATTGTTGGATATAGTATAAGTCCTCTTCTTTGGAAAAAAATACGAAAAGGTCTTAGTGCTGGTAGAGTCCAATCTGTTGCATTACGATTAATTTGTGACAGGGAGGATGAAATAGATAATTTTATTCCTACGGAATACTGGAGTATTGAAGCAGAATTTATTACTCCTTTAAATAAAAAATTTGAAGCAAAATTTTATGGGTTAAAAGATAAAAAACTTGAAGTAAATTCTAAAGAAGAAGCAGATGTAATTATTCAGGAAGTCAAAAAGCAGCAATTTAAAGTAGAAGAAGTTAAAAGAGGAGAACGTATTAAAAAGCCTGTTGCTCCTTTTACAACCAGTACGCTTCAGCAAGAAGCATCTAAATACTTAGGATTTTCTACTCAAAAAACTATGAGAATTGCCCAACAGTTATATGAAGGCATTGACTTAATAGGTGAAGGAACAGTTGGTCTTATCACTTATGTTCGTACAGATTCTGTCAGGATTTCTCAGGAGGCTCAGCAGCAAGCCAAAGAGTATATTGAACATACCTTTGGAAAAGAGTATTTAAACTTAAATCCTTCAGAATACAAAGGAAAAGGAAAAACTCAAGATGCTCACGAAGCAATAAGACCTACAGACATTAACAGGCATCCAAAAGAAATCATAGATTCTTTGTCGAAAGATCAGTATAAGTTATATGAACTAATATGGCAGAGATTTACTGCGAGTCAAATGGCTCCAGCAAAATATGATACATTTTCTGTTAAAGTAAGTGCAGGAAAATATATTTTTACAACTTCTGGTTCGTCTCTTAAATTTGATGGCTTTCTTGCAGTATATAACAAAGAGCAGGAAAAAGAAGAAATCACTGATTTTGAAATAAAAAACAATGATTTGTTACAGTTAAATACTTTAGAGGGCAAGCAACATTTTACACAGCCACCTGCAAGGTATTCTGAGGCTTCATTGGTAAAAACTTTAGAAGAAAATGGAGTAGGAAGACCTAGCACGTATGCGCCCACGATTACTACTCTTTTAGCTAGGGGATATGTAGTAAAAGAAAACAGAGTTCTTTATCCAACTGAGCTAGGAGAGATTGTGAATGATATTTTAAAAAATTACTTTAAGAGTATTGTGGATGTAGAATTTACAGCTCAAATGGAAGAGCAATTGGATGAAGTTGAGAGTGGAGAAATTCATTGGAGGAAAATTATTCAAAGTTTTTATCCAGATTTCAAGCAATCATTGCAAATCGCAGAGCAAGAAATAGGTAATATTGATTTGGAAGAAATTACAGATGTCATTTGCGAAAATTGCGGGAAGAATATGGTTGTCAAATATGGTAGATATGGTAAATTCCTTGCATGTCCTGGATTTCCTGAATGCAAAAATACTAAGCCATTATACGAAGAAGCAGGGGTGAATTGCCCTGAGTGTAATGGTAAAGTAATTATTAAAAAAACGAAAAAAGGGCGTAAATATTATGGATGTGAAAACAATCCTGAGTGTCAATTTATGTCTTGGAACAAACCATCAGGTGAAAAATGCCCGAAATGTAACAGTTACTTAATAGAAAAAGGGAAAAAAACACAGAATATAGTTTGCAGCAATTCTGAATGTGGATATATTCATATTAGTGAACATAATGAATGA
- the codY gene encoding GTP-sensing pleiotropic transcriptional regulator CodY, with translation MSIELLEKTRKLNRLLQRSGSDPVIFNDICKVLSEVLSSNTMIVSKKGKFLGVYYTNPSNALFSSEEEIIGKFIDTQFNEQLLNIVETKENIPLSEFYIKDVEKDIIGKYTSTIIPISAGGERLGTLLLYKESGEYITEDLILGEYGATVVGLEILRSQSEESAEEVRKATIVKSAIGTLSYSELEAILHIFEELNGSEGLLVASKIADRVGITRSVIVNALRKFESAGVIESRSLGMKGTYIKVLNDVLLEELDKLRK, from the coding sequence ATGTCAATTGAATTATTAGAAAAGACAAGAAAGTTAAATCGTTTATTGCAGCGCTCTGGTTCAGACCCAGTTATATTTAATGATATATGTAAAGTATTAAGTGAAGTTTTATCTTCTAATACGATGATTGTTAGTAAAAAAGGTAAGTTTTTGGGGGTATATTATACTAACCCCTCTAATGCACTATTTAGTTCAGAAGAAGAAATAATAGGAAAGTTTATTGATACTCAATTTAATGAGCAGCTTTTAAATATTGTAGAAACTAAAGAAAATATACCATTATCTGAGTTTTACATTAAAGATGTTGAAAAGGACATAATTGGGAAATATACAAGTACTATTATTCCTATCAGTGCTGGTGGTGAAAGATTAGGCACTCTTCTATTATATAAAGAATCAGGAGAATATATTACAGAAGATTTAATATTAGGAGAATATGGAGCAACTGTGGTTGGATTGGAAATACTTCGTTCCCAAAGCGAAGAATCAGCGGAAGAAGTTAGAAAAGCCACAATTGTGAAATCTGCTATAGGTACTTTATCTTATTCAGAATTAGAAGCAATACTTCATATATTTGAAGAGCTCAATGGATCAGAAGGATTGCTGGTGGCAAGTAAAATAGCTGATCGAGTTGGTATTACAAGATCTGTTATTGTCAATGCTCTTCGAAAGTTTGAAAGCGCTGGTGTAATTGAATCTCGTTCTTTAGGTATGAAAGGAACATACATAAAAGTACTTAATGATGTTCTTTTAGAAGAACTAGATAAGTTAAGAAAGTAA
- the flgC gene encoding flagellar basal body rod protein FlgC — MSFFNSMNINASGLTAQRLRMDIISQNIANINTTRTENGQPYRRKTVLFEERSNSASFNSILKNSMDQFNGSGVRVSRIAEDNSDFKMVYDPEHPDADENGYVRMPNVNIIEEMVNMISANRSYEANVTAMNTNKNMALKALEIGR; from the coding sequence ATGTCTTTTTTTAATTCTATGAATATAAATGCAAGTGGACTTACAGCTCAAAGGCTTCGAATGGATATTATTTCGCAAAATATTGCTAACATCAATACAACCAGGACAGAAAACGGACAACCATATAGAAGAAAAACTGTATTATTTGAAGAAAGAAGCAATAGCGCATCTTTTAATTCCATTCTTAAAAATAGTATGGATCAATTCAATGGTTCCGGGGTAAGAGTATCAAGAATAGCAGAAGACAACAGTGATTTTAAGATGGTTTATGATCCAGAACATCCTGATGCAGATGAGAATGGATATGTGAGAATGCCGAATGTGAATATTATTGAGGAAATGGTAAATATGATATCGGCAAATAGATCGTATGAGGCAAATGTGACGGCTATGAATACGAATAAAAATATGGCATTAAAGGCATTAGAAATTGGACGTTAA